The following are encoded in a window of Fischerella sp. PCC 9605 genomic DNA:
- a CDS encoding glycosyltransferase: MGQIKASTLKEQLPSFSIVLETENLANADLNSLSESLTSLFNQDLSPIFANEILMIDSGDVPPKKLEQLLEKYPWIKVCQAPLGTGYYKAKMLGANLATGDIVVYCDSDCIYETNWLRNILIPFTQSDQIQVVAGETTTRGKGPYGTAMALTYIFPQYSRQKTLKRTSQYFLNNVAFRREFLLQYPIPTELPLYRGNCLIHAHTLHSYGYTIWRQPQARATHAPPSGLSHFFWRFLLIGHDYYWQKRLLAKYQHKYHDSLSGFLGKLRVFWVRISKMFTNQPSYIIYFPLAIPIVITSVTLIFVGYVITLFESRYLLKVYNQILGEFEAIPGQ, encoded by the coding sequence ATGGGACAGATAAAAGCATCTACACTCAAGGAACAACTACCAAGTTTTTCCATTGTCTTAGAAACGGAAAACTTGGCCAATGCCGATCTCAATAGTCTATCTGAGTCTTTAACTTCGCTCTTTAATCAAGACCTCTCGCCCATTTTTGCAAATGAGATTTTAATGATAGATAGTGGTGATGTTCCCCCAAAAAAGCTTGAGCAACTGCTTGAAAAATATCCCTGGATTAAAGTTTGCCAAGCACCATTAGGGACTGGATATTACAAAGCAAAAATGCTGGGAGCTAATTTGGCAACAGGGGACATAGTTGTCTATTGCGACTCTGATTGCATCTATGAAACAAACTGGTTAAGAAATATCCTCATCCCTTTCACTCAAAGCGATCAGATCCAAGTTGTGGCAGGAGAAACAACAACACGAGGGAAGGGGCCCTACGGTACTGCTATGGCTTTGACTTATATCTTTCCCCAATACTCCAGACAGAAAACTCTCAAACGCACCTCCCAATACTTTCTCAATAATGTTGCTTTCCGACGCGAATTTCTCCTACAATACCCCATTCCGACTGAGCTTCCCCTCTATCGAGGCAACTGCCTAATTCATGCTCACACCTTACATTCCTATGGTTACACCATTTGGAGGCAGCCACAAGCTAGGGCAACCCACGCCCCGCCATCAGGACTATCTCACTTTTTCTGGCGTTTCTTGCTGATCGGCCACGATTACTACTGGCAGAAGCGTTTGCTGGCAAAATATCAACATAAGTATCATGACTCTCTATCTGGCTTTCTGGGTAAGTTACGAGTTTTCTGGGTTAGGATAAGTAAAATGTTTACTAATCAACCAAGCTATATTATTTACTTTCCTTTGGCAATTCCCATTGTTATTACCTCAGTGACACTAATTTTTGTGGGTTATGTCATCACCTTGTTTGAATCACGCTACTTGCTCAAAGTTTATAACCAAATTTTGGGTGAATTTGAGGCTATACCAGGACAATAA
- a CDS encoding glycosyltransferase gives MITFLEIAFITLMVGSVVFYLACALCTHQFFASTQGQINHDQNLPVAASSFDPVNIGKQEDSIYEDDSPVSSPNKPANAGFVCLAPDGVSAKCENTEDVPVSVLLSVSGIDEGAWENWSSLCTQNYQTYEVLFGVTDPQDPAVSLLKNLAATFPNQVRLFVGLEPRGVNYKDSNLSYLLAESQHEVIIFADGDIRVSPDYIRIVTAPLRDAKVGVVTCAYVGHDPQYLGAALASLGRCVDFIPSLLIARIVDGGLHLAIGVTIATRKSTLADFGSLHLNRIGSDYNLGKRAAMAGYEVELSPYVLEWDTGQESLKQIFMRELRWARTIRYNRGAQYYSMVFCYGTVYSIPLLLLSGFAGWTIALSLTTFVIRYAQVLVSIFSINCPKLLRWLWVIPLRDLLSFIVWLMGAFGQRVYWRGRYLRVEGDGIISPWS, from the coding sequence ATGATTACTTTCCTAGAAATTGCGTTTATTACGCTGATGGTTGGCTCGGTAGTTTTTTACCTAGCGTGTGCATTATGTACCCATCAGTTTTTTGCATCTACCCAAGGGCAGATTAATCATGACCAGAATCTACCAGTAGCTGCGTCCTCCTTTGATCCTGTAAACATAGGGAAACAAGAGGATTCCATCTATGAAGATGACTCCCCTGTATCTTCTCCAAACAAGCCTGCAAATGCAGGCTTTGTTTGTCTAGCCCCAGACGGCGTATCAGCAAAATGTGAAAATACTGAGGATGTACCAGTATCAGTCTTGTTGTCTGTTAGTGGGATAGATGAGGGAGCATGGGAAAATTGGTCATCGCTGTGTACGCAAAATTATCAAACTTATGAAGTGCTGTTTGGGGTTACAGATCCCCAAGATCCTGCTGTTTCCTTGCTAAAAAACCTAGCTGCAACCTTCCCCAACCAGGTACGATTGTTTGTCGGTTTAGAACCACGTGGGGTCAATTACAAAGACAGCAACCTGAGCTATTTATTAGCAGAGTCTCAGCATGAAGTTATCATCTTTGCTGATGGTGATATTCGGGTAAGTCCTGATTACATTCGTATCGTTACTGCTCCCTTGAGGGATGCCAAGGTTGGTGTTGTTACTTGTGCTTATGTTGGGCACGATCCCCAATACTTGGGTGCAGCGCTGGCTTCCTTGGGTCGCTGCGTTGACTTTATTCCCAGTCTGTTGATAGCTCGTATTGTTGATGGAGGTCTGCACTTGGCAATAGGAGTGACTATAGCTACCCGCAAATCAACGTTAGCTGATTTTGGTAGTTTGCACCTCAACCGAATTGGGTCAGACTATAATCTCGGCAAAAGAGCAGCAATGGCAGGCTATGAGGTTGAATTATCACCCTATGTTCTAGAGTGGGATACAGGCCAGGAGAGTCTCAAGCAAATATTTATGCGGGAGTTACGCTGGGCGCGGACTATCCGTTACAATCGGGGAGCGCAGTACTACAGTATGGTGTTTTGCTACGGCACTGTCTACAGTATTCCCCTGTTGCTACTATCCGGGTTTGCTGGATGGACGATCGCTCTGAGTTTAACAACATTTGTGATTCGCTATGCTCAAGTCCTAGTAAGTATCTTTAGTATCAACTGCCCTAAACTGCTGCGTTGGCTTTGGGTCATACCGTTACGAGACTTGCTGAGTTTTATCGTTTGGCTAATGGGTGCGTTTGGACAGCGCGTGTACTGGCGCGGACGATATCTGCGGGTGGAGGGTGATGGGATCATCTCTCCGTGGAGTTGA
- a CDS encoding class I SAM-dependent methyltransferase yields MTVQTFDQTKAEAFADRMLDILNSGAIALMTSIGHRTGLFDTLAKLPPSTSQQIADAAGLNERYVREWLGVMVTGRFVEYDPVTGSYSLPPEHAAFLTRAASPNNIAVTAQFIPLLATVEDRVIDCFYKGGGVPYSAYQRFHQVMAEDSGQTVVAALEEYVLPLVPRLTEDLNKGIDVLDVGCGSGHALVEMAKRFPNSRFTGYDISQEAIATAQSEISHQGLTNIQFQVKDAAKLDEVEQYDLICTFDAVHDQAKPDVVLRGIYQALRPDGTYLMQDIRASSNVHGNLDHPSAPLLYTFLACTA; encoded by the coding sequence ATGACTGTGCAAACCTTCGATCAAACCAAAGCAGAAGCATTCGCCGACCGGATGCTGGACATTCTCAACAGTGGCGCGATCGCCCTGATGACCTCAATCGGACATCGCACCGGATTATTTGATACCTTGGCTAAACTGCCACCATCCACAAGTCAGCAAATTGCGGATGCAGCCGGATTAAATGAGCGATACGTGCGGGAGTGGTTGGGTGTAATGGTGACAGGCCGTTTTGTTGAGTACGATCCTGTGACTGGTTCCTACTCCCTGCCTCCGGAACATGCGGCATTTTTGACACGAGCTGCCAGTCCCAATAACATTGCTGTTACCGCACAATTCATTCCGCTGCTAGCAACTGTTGAAGATCGGGTAATTGACTGCTTCTACAAGGGTGGGGGCGTTCCCTATTCTGCTTATCAACGCTTCCATCAAGTTATGGCGGAAGATAGCGGGCAAACAGTTGTTGCGGCGCTGGAGGAGTATGTTCTTCCCTTGGTTCCCCGTTTAACGGAAGACCTAAACAAGGGCATTGATGTACTTGATGTTGGTTGTGGTAGTGGTCATGCGCTTGTTGAAATGGCAAAGCGGTTTCCTAACAGTCGCTTCACAGGTTACGACATCTCACAAGAGGCGATCGCAACGGCGCAATCAGAAATTAGCCATCAAGGACTCACCAACATTCAATTTCAGGTTAAAGATGCCGCTAAACTGGACGAAGTGGAGCAATATGATTTGATCTGCACCTTCGATGCGGTTCATGACCAAGCAAAACCGGATGTGGTATTGCGCGGCATTTATCAGGCACTGCGCCCTGATGGGACATACTTAATGCAGGATATTCGTGCTTCCAGCAATGTTCACGGTAATCTGGATCATCCCAGCGCACCATTACTCTACACATTTCTTGCCTGCACTGCATGA
- a CDS encoding TetR/AcrR family transcriptional regulator yields the protein MPRGGEATKTRILDAAEALIMGHGLAGTSIDMVLEKAAITKGAFFYHFKSKSELARALVERYADQEETLLEERLKRAERLSRDPLQQVLIFIGLFQEEADQLIEPGAGCLIASYIYQFEELDEKIREITAQAILRWRKRLGDKFEEVIANYPPRFPVNAKELADGFVSAFEGAFVMVRVLREPKQLSQQLLHYRNYIELLFSPTQ from the coding sequence ATGCCAAGAGGCGGCGAGGCAACTAAAACTCGAATCCTTGATGCTGCTGAAGCTCTAATTATGGGGCATGGACTCGCTGGCACATCCATTGATATGGTGCTTGAGAAGGCTGCTATCACGAAAGGAGCATTTTTTTATCACTTCAAAAGTAAGTCAGAACTGGCGCGGGCACTAGTTGAACGATATGCGGATCAAGAAGAGACTTTGCTGGAAGAGAGATTAAAACGTGCCGAGAGGCTTAGCCGAGATCCACTGCAACAAGTTCTCATCTTTATTGGTTTATTTCAGGAGGAAGCAGATCAATTAATCGAGCCTGGTGCAGGCTGTTTGATTGCTTCATACATCTACCAATTCGAGGAACTCGACGAGAAAATTCGTGAGATTACTGCTCAAGCCATCCTGCGGTGGCGAAAGCGTTTAGGAGACAAATTTGAGGAAGTGATAGCTAATTATCCGCCCCGCTTTCCCGTTAATGCCAAGGAACTTGCAGATGGCTTTGTTTCTGCCTTTGAAGGAGCGTTTGTGATGGTGCGGGTACTTCGAGAACCAAAGCAGCTGAGCCAACAGCTTTTACACTATCGCAACTACATTGAACTTCTGTTTTCACCAACGCAGTAG
- a CDS encoding NmrA/HSCARG family protein — protein MPLDNGQINQELSALDSPKQTGANIGKVLLIGVTGGTGANVVKGFVEQGVTNLRAITRKIDLNRPSLAKMSDAGVELVEANLDDEDSLAPAFADISAVYCHATSADAAKPDPQEIERAKRVAQAAKKANIKHFVYNSAGGADRNSRISHIEQKYKVEQVLKEAGLPTTMLRACLFMEEFWKQYTRPSILKGVFPFSIQPNKPIHLITTKDMGRVAADVMKNDSKYIGQEIELAGDVLTPKQMAEEFSKVQGMTVVHKEVPSWIFLLLLRKELFDLIQWYRNKGYQADVQRLREEEFPGLLTTFSEFLAETNWANSELTYESL, from the coding sequence ATGCCTTTAGATAATGGTCAAATCAACCAAGAATTGAGTGCCTTAGATTCTCCTAAACAAACAGGGGCGAATATCGGGAAAGTGTTGCTCATTGGGGTTACTGGCGGCACAGGTGCGAATGTGGTCAAGGGATTTGTGGAACAAGGAGTTACCAATCTGCGCGCAATCACTAGGAAAATTGACCTTAACCGCCCTTCTTTAGCAAAGATGAGCGATGCAGGAGTTGAGCTTGTGGAAGCTAATTTAGATGATGAGGACTCTCTCGCACCAGCTTTTGCAGATATTTCGGCTGTTTACTGTCACGCCACCAGCGCCGACGCGGCTAAGCCCGATCCGCAAGAGATCGAAAGAGCAAAGCGAGTTGCCCAAGCTGCGAAGAAAGCTAATATCAAACATTTCGTATATAATTCCGCAGGAGGAGCAGACAGGAATTCCAGAATCAGTCACATTGAGCAGAAGTATAAAGTAGAACAGGTTCTGAAAGAGGCTGGCTTACCGACAACGATGTTGCGGGCCTGCTTGTTTATGGAGGAGTTTTGGAAGCAATATACGCGACCCTCCATCCTCAAAGGAGTCTTTCCATTTTCCATTCAGCCGAACAAGCCCATCCATCTGATTACGACTAAGGATATGGGTCGAGTAGCAGCTGACGTGATGAAAAATGATTCTAAGTACATCGGTCAAGAAATAGAACTTGCTGGTGATGTGCTAACTCCAAAACAAATGGCAGAGGAATTTTCTAAAGTGCAGGGAATGACCGTTGTCCACAAAGAAGTACCCTCGTGGATTTTCTTACTGCTTTTGAGAAAAGAACTGTTCGATTTGATTCAATGGTATCGTAACAAAGGTTATCAAGCTGATGTTCAGCGCTTGCGGGAAGAGGAGTTTCCTGGTCTTTTGACCACATTTAGTGAATTTTTGGCAGAAACCAACTGGGCAAATTCAGAACTCACTTACGAGAGTTTGTGA
- a CDS encoding RNA polymerase sigma factor gives MKRQVRQPVDPSHDPDLQKKRQLLCEAVQQEWQVIQGTIQVYVSRAIKQFGSNFSNTCVQDSIEVVAKEILHETVETALKKAGEFDLNLLPSPWLLGIAAKKIQQWQRQKIQENRWITPVAELPQVRKIKQQLNYETLSDEEILGLLHQSSNSSDPDSQLMLEYLLSLVKDSDREVLKLAFVDGKTGESLAAALGTTIGAAYTKKHRVIARLRQAYAQSNLSLEEGR, from the coding sequence TTGAAACGACAGGTTAGACAACCAGTAGACCCATCTCATGATCCTGATCTGCAAAAGAAGCGGCAATTGTTATGTGAGGCAGTTCAACAAGAGTGGCAGGTTATTCAAGGGACTATTCAAGTCTATGTTAGTCGGGCGATCAAGCAATTTGGCAGTAATTTTAGTAATACTTGCGTTCAAGATTCAATTGAAGTGGTAGCCAAAGAAATTTTGCATGAAACCGTTGAAACCGCTCTCAAAAAAGCTGGAGAATTTGACCTAAACCTCTTACCCAGCCCTTGGTTACTAGGTATTGCTGCCAAGAAAATACAACAGTGGCAACGTCAAAAAATCCAAGAAAATCGGTGGATTACACCTGTTGCTGAACTTCCACAAGTTCGCAAAATTAAGCAGCAGCTAAATTATGAAACTTTATCAGACGAAGAGATTTTGGGACTACTGCATCAGTCTTCTAACTCATCTGACCCGGATAGCCAATTAATGTTGGAATATCTGCTGTCTTTAGTAAAAGACAGTGATAGAGAAGTACTTAAGTTAGCTTTTGTTGATGGTAAGACAGGAGAATCTTTGGCAGCAGCATTAGGAACAACAATAGGAGCAGCTTATACAAAGAAGCACCGTGTCATCGCACGATTACGTCAAGCTTATGCTCAAAGCAATCTGTCACTTGAGGAGGGCAGATAA